TTTCTAAATATGTTACCTCCTAAAAATAAAGTAGAGAAAGTAAGTATTTCGCAACCTCCCTTAGTTTATATTGATGAGATATATAACGTAACTGGCGTTGGAACTGTTATTTTGGGCTCTGTTATACGCGGGAGTGTAAATACGAACGACATTTATTATATTGGTCCTACAAAGTTTGGTGAATTTAAACCAGTCAAAGTAAAGTCTATACAGCTAAATAGAATTTTTGTCGATACTGTTTATTCCGGCAGTATTGCGACTTTTGCAATACAAGGAGTTGAAAAAGATACGTTGAGAAAAGGCATGGTGCTAGTCAAGAATGATCCTAAAGCTCATAAGAAATTTAAGGCAAAAGTAATAGTACTTCATCATCCAACAACAATAAGAGAAGGTTATGTAGCAACATTACACCTTTACACTATAAGACAAGCTGTAAAATTTGAAAAAATAACTAAGAAATATTTACGTACTGGTGATTCCTCAGAAGTTGTTCTATCTTTTCTTTACAGGCCAGAATACATAGAGAAAGATCAAATATTTGTGTTTAGAGAAGGAAGAACAAGAGGTCTAGGTATAATAACTGAATTACTAGATTAGCTTACTGCTTGTGCCGTACACTCTAAAATTTGTTTAGTTAATTGTGAGACGTGTTTTTCAACAAAGTTTTTTAATGCGGGGATTTGAACATCAACTTCGTAATCAACATCATAAATTAACTCATGATTCTGAATTCTAACTAAACTTCTTACTGTAGCTTTTACTCCAGCTCCTAATATTTCTATAACAGTTTCAGACCAATTATCTCCTTTATTAAAAGATTTGACTTCACCATCAGTTTCAATAGTTAAGAACCCTATTCTGCTTTTTGCTACAAATCTATTTTCCTCGATATCCTCGATACCTGGAACACAACGCAGTAAATTGTAATAACTAGAAATAAAAATTTCGGCTTTTTTTATATCATTTATTTTAATTTTTCCTTGTAATTTCATCTATTACTCGCCTTTGTTTTAATACATTCAAATAAATCATTTAAAATTTTATTAACGGCAGAATCCATTAATCTAGCTCCTATTGAAGCTAATATACCACTCACTTTTACATCAGCAGAATACTTGAGCCTAGTAGGATTGTCTATTACAGTAACTAAAGCATTTATATCTACATTACTATTTAATCCGTTACCTTTCGCTACTAAAGTAACTGTTTTATTTTCTTTATCTATTTGGACGAATTTTACTGAAGCTTTATAATCTCCTTTTATAAATCCAATACCGGTAGAGCCTACGACTTTATATTCGTCTCCTTCTTTGTTTAGACTTTTTAGACCTGGAAAACATGATGCTATTTTTTCTGGACTTGTGACATATTCCCATAATTCTTGGGAAGAGATAGGAACTTGAACTTCCCCTTCAAATTTCATAAGCTATTATAACAAATAGTAGTATTTATGAGAATTGGTGCTGTTGTACTAGCTGCAGGAGAAGCTAAACGATTTGGCAAAAATAAGCTTATTCAGAATTTTATGGGAAAACCGATAATAATAAGAGTTATAGAGTCAGTCAGTTTTTTAGACAGAGTAATAATTGTTGGTAAATATATAGAAGAATTGATACCATTTTTAAAGAATGAAATAGTTATCTATAACCCTAAATGGATGCTGGGTATAAGTGAATCAATTAAGCTTGGAGTTAGGTTCTTTCAAGATTATGATGGTGTCTTAATAGTACTAGGAGATATGCCCCTATTAACTTCAGAGACTATAAGAAAAATTATTATAAATTTCAAAGAAAGTTGTTCGGCTGTTGTTCCAGTGTATAATAATATTAGAGGAAATCCAGTTCTAATTTCAAGAAAATTATACGAACAAGTTTTTTCATTATCTGGAGATATAGGAGCAAGAGAAATATTGAAAAAGAGAAGTGATTTATGTTTTGTTGAATGCGGAGTAGAAGTTGTTACTGATGTTGATACGGAGTCTGACTTAACTTCTCTGCAGCAGCCTTAATAGCTTTTACAATATTTTGATATCCAGTACATCTACATAGGTTCCCAGATATGCCTTCTCTTATTTCTTCCTCTGTTGGATTAGGTTTTTCCCTAAGTAGCCAATAAGCTTCCATTATCATACCAGGGGTGCAATACCCACATTGTAATGCGTGATTCTCCCAGAAAGCTTCTTGTATTGGATGAAGTTTTCCATCTTTAGCTAATCCTTCAACTGTAAGTATTTCTGCTCCATCTGCTTCTACTGCAAGCACTGTGCATGATTTTACTGATTTTCCGTTCATAATTACCGTACAAGCACCACAATTTGATGTATCACAACCAATATGTACTCCAGTAAATCCTAATTCTCTAAGTACATGAACTAATAATCTTCTAGGTTCAACTTCAGTCTCATACTTTTCGCCATTTATCTTTAATGTAATTTTTACTTTTTGATCACTATTGATTATTTTCATCTGTTTCACCTCTTTAACGCTGTAATAATAGCTCTCTTAGTTAAAACTTTTACCATCTTTTTCTTATATTCAGCAGAGCCTCTTAAATCTGAAGTGGGGTTTGCACTCTCCATAGCTCTTGTTGCCGCTTTTTCAATTATCTCGTCATTTAACCTTTTACCGAGTAACTCTTCTTCAGCACCTTTTGCTCTAACAGCTACATTATTTACTGCTGTTAATCCAATTCTAACATCTTCAATCACATCACCAGATAATTTTAGGAGTAATGCTACACCAACTATAGCAAAATCTCCAGCTCTTCTTTCTAGCTTTTGATAAGAGAATTTGTAACCTTCAAATGTTGGAACCTGAATTTCAGTAACAAGTTCACCTGGATTTAAATCTGGAGTGAACATGTCCTTTGCAAATGATTTAAAGTTAACCACTCTGTCTCCTTTTCTACTTGTAATTTTTACTTTTGCATCCATTGCAATGAGAGCTGCTGGATAATCTGCGGAAGGATCTAAATGAGAAATACTACCCCCTATTGTTCCCATATTTCTTACTTGCGGATCTCCAATGTTACTAGCTGTTTCACTCAGTAGAGGTATTGATGATTTCGAGATGTTATAATGCGTAGTTAATGCTCCGATTTTATATAAGTTACCATCTTTAGTAATATAACTTAAATTAGAGAATCTTCTGATTTCTACAATATATGAAGGCCTTATTAATCTTAGTTTTAGCATTGGTATTAAACTATGGCCACCAGCTAATGGTCTAGCGTCTTGATGTTCTTCTAAGAACTCTAAAGCTTCGTTTAGATTATCCGGAATAACATATCCAAACTTTGGCGGATACACAAAATTAGGTAACAAACTTATTTAATATATTTTTCTGGTCTCTTTTTGAATTCAGCCATGCACATCGGACTACAAAAATAATAAGTTTTTCCCTTATAGGTAAACTTATAAGGAGTGGAATCTTCTACATCCATTCCACAAACAGGGTCTTTAATTTTCATATTTTTAAAGTTCTCATATAATGTTTTTAAGTTAACTTCCAAAGTTTCTCTCTTAATTTCACAACATCTCCAACAACAATTATTGCAGGAGGTCTTATTTTATGTTCTATTATTAGTTTAGATAAGTCTTTTAGCCTTCCCGTTATAACTCTTTGTTTTTCAGTTGTACCGTTCTCTATAATAGCTACATATTCCTCATAATCTCTCACTGAGAGTAAAACTCTCTCTAATTGTTCTATTACGTGAATTCCCATCAAGATTATTAGAGTTCCTTCTCTTGGAATATAACTTGCATCAATGATTTTATTATCAGCCCTAGTCCCTGTAATTACTGTAAAGCTAGAGGAGTTTGTTAATCTGCTTGTAACCGGAATGCCCGCATAAGCCGGCACTGCAATAGCACTACTTACTCCCGGAACTACTTCGCATTCAATTCCGTGAGATAATACGTAAATACACTCTTCTTCTCCCCTTCCGAAAACATAAGGATCTCCCCCCTTTAATCTCACAACAATGCTATTTGTCTTTGCTTTTTCTACTAAGAGTTCATTTATATAATCTTGAAGTTTTGAGTCCCCTATCTCTTTTCCTACATATATAAGTTCTGCTTTTGTATCTTCTAATAACGTCTTTGGAACTAATCTATCGTAAATAATTACATTAGCCTTTTTTATCAAGTTATAAGCCTTAAGTGTAATTAGCTCAGGGTCTCCTGGACCTGCACCTACAATAAAAACCTTTCCCATCAAATTGCCTTTACTTTTTTAATTATATAAACTCCAAATAATATTCCTTCAGGAAATTTCAGACCGAACACTAGAAGTAGTATATAATTTACAATGATGGTTTCTGGGAAACCAAACATGTTAGCTGCATCATAAACTATAAAGAAGTATAAAATATCAGCTAAAAAACCTAGACTATATATTATTATTTTCTCTATAAATTTAAATGATGATATAAAATAGCCTATTAAAAATCCGGCAATAGCCATAGAAGTAAATGATCCAGCAAAAAGTATCTGATTTTCTTCTTCAATCCTAAACATATATGGTGTCAACCAAGGGATTATAATTGCTAAACTTACTACAAAGGCTATTATTGAGTATTTTCTTAATGCTATTGAAATTACTGGTATTCTCTCACCTTGATCGTCCTCTACGTATTTATCCTTACTAGATGAATTTAGTACATACCATCCTAGAATTCCGCTACCCAAAATAGGCCCTTGATAGGAGAGTAACTTTATTATTGGATCTCCAAATACATAAACTATAGCTGAAACAAGAAGAATTACTAAACTGCTATATTTCGCTAATGCAAGATAGTTCATAAATATATAAACTAATTCACTTCTAAAATGCTTTTTCATTGGCTTAGACAATTTAACTTAGATTGTAAAAAAATCTATTAAGACCTAAGTGATTTATGGAAGATATACTTTGTATACGATTTTATCCCCTTCATCAGATTTTGATAATATTTTAACTCCTTTTTCCTTCATAGCTTCTGCCCACATTTCAACTTGATCCGCTTGTAATCCCTTTAACGCTATAATTTCAATTTCCTGATTCCCTCCTTCACTAAGCCAAAACCTCATTATACTTAGAGCAGGAGAG
The sequence above is drawn from the Sulfurisphaera tokodaii str. 7 genome and encodes:
- a CDS encoding SRPBCC domain-containing protein, encoding MKLQGKIKINDIKKAEIFISSYYNLLRCVPGIEDIEENRFVAKSRIGFLTIETDGEVKSFNKGDNWSETVIEILGAGVKATVRSLVRIQNHELIYDVDYEVDVQIPALKNFVEKHVSQLTKQILECTAQAVS
- a CDS encoding CoxG family protein, with product MKFEGEVQVPISSQELWEYVTSPEKIASCFPGLKSLNKEGDEYKVVGSTGIGFIKGDYKASVKFVQIDKENKTVTLVAKGNGLNSNVDINALVTVIDNPTRLKYSADVKVSGILASIGARLMDSAVNKILNDLFECIKTKASNR
- a CDS encoding nucleotidyltransferase family protein, encoding MRIGAVVLAAGEAKRFGKNKLIQNFMGKPIIIRVIESVSFLDRVIIVGKYIEELIPFLKNEIVIYNPKWMLGISESIKLGVRFFQDYDGVLIVLGDMPLLTSETIRKIIINFKESCSAVVPVYNNIRGNPVLISRKLYEQVFSLSGDIGAREILKKRSDLCFVECGVEVVTDVDTESDLTSLQQP
- the cutC gene encoding glyceraldehyde dehydrogenase subunit gamma, translating into MKIINSDQKVKITLKINGEKYETEVEPRRLLVHVLRELGFTGVHIGCDTSNCGACTVIMNGKSVKSCTVLAVEADGAEILTVEGLAKDGKLHPIQEAFWENHALQCGYCTPGMIMEAYWLLREKPNPTEEEIREGISGNLCRCTGYQNIVKAIKAAAEKLSQTPYQHQ
- the cutB gene encoding glyceraldehyde dehydrogenase subunit beta, producing MYPPKFGYVIPDNLNEALEFLEEHQDARPLAGGHSLIPMLKLRLIRPSYIVEIRRFSNLSYITKDGNLYKIGALTTHYNISKSSIPLLSETASNIGDPQVRNMGTIGGSISHLDPSADYPAALIAMDAKVKITSRKGDRVVNFKSFAKDMFTPDLNPGELVTEIQVPTFEGYKFSYQKLERRAGDFAIVGVALLLKLSGDVIEDVRIGLTAVNNVAVRAKGAEEELLGKRLNDEIIEKAATRAMESANPTSDLRGSAEYKKKMVKVLTKRAIITALKR
- a CDS encoding YHS domain-containing protein: MKDPVCGMDVEDSTPYKFTYKGKTYYFCSPMCMAEFKKRPEKYIK
- the cobA gene encoding uroporphyrinogen-III C-methyltransferase, whose protein sequence is MMGKVFIVGAGPGDPELITLKAYNLIKKANVIIYDRLVPKTLLEDTKAELIYVGKEIGDSKLQDYINELLVEKAKTNSIVVRLKGGDPYVFGRGEEECIYVLSHGIECEVVPGVSSAIAVPAYAGIPVTSRLTNSSSFTVITGTRADNKIIDASYIPREGTLIILMGIHVIEQLERVLLSVRDYEEYVAIIENGTTEKQRVITGRLKDLSKLIIEHKIRPPAIIVVGDVVKLREKLWKLT